In one Chitinivibrionales bacterium genomic region, the following are encoded:
- a CDS encoding right-handed parallel beta-helix repeat-containing protein, which yields MKLSVQAMLLAVAVFAAGPWAAPRKIVVPANAPTIQKALDEADEGDTVFVSNGTYKESIVMKDNVVLEGQDAEKTIIHGNASKPVVEGANRAVIRNFTIEHGSTGIICKNTNPVIEHNIVRSNRTGVHALISLPEIKNNIIYGNEWTGLYCELITNSQRTSIDHNFIGENNYSGIMLAHKSEVLIQNTILFNNKQYGIYVNEDSKRSRIVYNDFWGNRNSYNMYAVINETNIAKDPGLNEMGVKDFSFADFGGKNYPLAGLGKSGGDIGPMSEAALNRMRIDTDGDGIPDDVDQCPDVPEDRDGFQDEDGCPDFDNDNDGIYDAQDKCPNEPEDYDGYQDEDGCPDPDNDGDGIPDKLDKCPNIPEDIDGYEDDDGCPDGGGPGKMPATGAAPAKTGVTATKSAAGQQGPATTATPADAKKKEAKKTEPAKQ from the coding sequence ATGAAGTTGAGTGTCCAGGCAATGCTGCTTGCGGTGGCCGTTTTCGCTGCCGGCCCGTGGGCGGCGCCCAGGAAGATCGTTGTTCCCGCCAACGCGCCGACCATCCAGAAAGCGCTTGACGAAGCGGATGAGGGAGACACCGTGTTCGTGAGCAACGGCACGTACAAGGAAAGCATCGTGATGAAGGACAACGTCGTGCTCGAGGGCCAGGACGCGGAGAAGACCATCATCCACGGCAATGCCAGCAAGCCGGTGGTCGAGGGAGCAAACCGAGCGGTGATCAGGAACTTCACCATCGAGCACGGGAGCACGGGCATCATCTGCAAGAACACCAACCCCGTCATCGAGCACAACATCGTCCGCAGCAACCGCACCGGCGTCCACGCGCTCATCTCGCTGCCCGAAATCAAGAACAACATCATCTACGGCAACGAATGGACCGGCCTGTACTGCGAGCTGATCACCAACTCGCAACGCACGTCCATCGACCACAATTTCATCGGCGAGAACAACTACAGCGGCATCATGCTGGCGCACAAGAGCGAGGTGCTGATCCAGAACACGATCCTGTTCAACAACAAGCAGTACGGCATCTACGTCAACGAGGACTCGAAGCGCTCGCGCATCGTATATAACGACTTTTGGGGCAACCGCAACTCCTACAATATGTACGCGGTGATCAACGAGACCAACATCGCCAAAGACCCGGGCCTGAACGAGATGGGCGTCAAGGACTTCTCCTTTGCCGATTTCGGCGGCAAAAACTATCCGCTCGCGGGGCTGGGTAAGAGCGGCGGCGACATCGGCCCCATGTCGGAGGCGGCGCTTAACAGAATGCGCATCGATACGGACGGCGACGGCATCCCCGACGACGTCGACCAGTGTCCCGATGTCCCCGAAGACAGGGACGGGTTCCAGGACGAGGACGGCTGTCCCGATTTCGACAACGACAACGACGGCATCTACGACGCGCAGGACAAGTGCCCCAACGAACCCGAGGACTACGACGGCTACCAGGACGAGGACGGGTGCCCTGATCCCGACAACGACGGCGACGGCATCCCCGACAAGCTTGACAAATGCCCCAACATCCCCGAGGACATAGACGGGTACGAGGATGACGACGGCTGCCCTGACGGCGGCGGCCCAGGCAAGATGCCCGCCACCGGCGCGGCACCGGCAAAGACCGGGGTGACGGCAACGAAGTCCGCAGCCGGCCAGCAGGGCCCGGCGACAACGGCAACGCCGGCGGATGCAAAGAAGAAGGAAGCGAAAAAGACTGAGCCGGCGAAGCAATAG
- a CDS encoding class I SAM-dependent methyltransferase, with amino-acid sequence MRCPICNTENHVAFSATVITKYAVSYFSCGNCGFVHTQEPYWLEEVYKEAHNDEDTGSLQRNLFLSKIVPSVIFSFFNPHGRFLDFGGGHGVFCRLMRDQGFDYFWKDAYAKNIFSRGFELSEHNGPVEMVTAIECFEHFPRPVEEIQSMLATSANIFFTTDLLPSPVPGAGQWYYYAPTHGQHISFYSLKTLSFLAAHFGLNVYSNGSNIHLFTKKKLTDSKFKRALKTGFLVRQKIRMMMKSRTKQDEELIIARKKQGGKVTK; translated from the coding sequence ATGCGCTGTCCCATCTGCAACACTGAAAATCACGTTGCGTTTTCCGCAACAGTGATCACCAAATACGCCGTATCGTATTTCTCGTGCGGAAATTGCGGTTTTGTCCACACCCAAGAGCCGTATTGGCTCGAGGAAGTTTACAAAGAGGCGCATAACGACGAAGACACGGGTTCGCTTCAGCGGAACCTTTTTCTTTCAAAGATCGTCCCGTCCGTCATTTTCTCGTTTTTCAATCCTCATGGCCGGTTCCTTGATTTCGGCGGCGGCCACGGCGTGTTCTGCAGGCTTATGCGGGATCAAGGATTTGATTATTTCTGGAAGGACGCATACGCAAAGAACATTTTCTCACGCGGTTTTGAACTTTCAGAACATAACGGCCCTGTTGAAATGGTGACCGCCATCGAGTGCTTCGAGCATTTTCCCCGGCCGGTCGAGGAGATCCAATCAATGCTTGCGACCTCGGCGAATATTTTTTTTACCACGGATCTGCTTCCCTCGCCGGTGCCAGGAGCCGGCCAATGGTACTATTACGCACCTACCCACGGCCAGCATATTTCGTTTTATTCACTTAAGACGCTTTCGTTTCTCGCCGCACATTTCGGATTGAACGTGTATTCCAATGGTTCTAACATTCATTTGTTCACAAAAAAGAAATTGACGGATTCAAAATTCAAGAGAGCGCTCAAAACGGGATTTCTCGTGCGCCAGAAAATACGCATGATGATGAAAAGCAGGACGAAGCAAGACGAGGAGTTGATAATTGCGAGGAAGAAACAAGGCGGAAAAGTAACAAAGTGA
- the clpX gene encoding ATP-dependent Clp protease ATP-binding subunit ClpX produces MTSKPKYPGIKCSFCGKSADAVAKLITGPSVHICDECVEMCNEILREDKAKTPGDLALDSLPTPREMKAFLDQYVIGQDEVKKGVCVAAYNHFKRILSRSQATDDGVEIEKSNILLIGPTGTGKTLIAQTLAKMLKVPFTIVDATVYTEAGYVGEDVENMLVRLLQVANYEVAKAEKGIIYIDEFDKIARKSPNPSITRDVSGEGVQQAMLKILEGTIANVPPKGGRKHPEQNLIPINTRDILFICGGAYVGLEDIIEARIGQSRMGFNAELRRRHGNSIGALLRKVEPDDLIKYGMIPEIVGRVPAVFGLDQLDDEALLKILTEPKNALTKQFQKLFAMEGIRLTFSMDALREVVKIALAKKTGARGLRSVLESVLITIMFDIPSRDDVKECLITRDVILRKIEPVIGLKVDRKIA; encoded by the coding sequence ATGACCTCTAAGCCCAAGTACCCCGGCATCAAGTGCAGCTTCTGCGGCAAGAGCGCGGACGCGGTGGCAAAGCTCATCACCGGACCGTCGGTCCACATCTGCGACGAGTGCGTGGAGATGTGCAACGAGATCCTGCGGGAGGACAAGGCGAAGACGCCGGGCGACCTTGCGCTCGATTCGCTGCCCACGCCGCGGGAGATGAAGGCGTTCCTCGACCAGTACGTGATCGGCCAGGACGAGGTGAAAAAAGGCGTGTGCGTGGCCGCGTACAACCATTTCAAGCGCATCCTGTCGCGCTCGCAGGCAACCGACGACGGCGTGGAGATCGAAAAAAGCAACATCCTGCTCATCGGCCCCACGGGCACGGGCAAGACGCTCATCGCGCAGACGCTCGCGAAAATGCTCAAGGTGCCTTTCACCATTGTTGACGCCACGGTCTATACCGAGGCCGGCTATGTGGGCGAGGACGTGGAAAACATGCTCGTGCGCCTTCTGCAGGTTGCAAACTACGAGGTTGCCAAGGCGGAAAAGGGCATCATTTACATAGACGAATTCGACAAGATCGCCCGGAAGTCGCCCAACCCGTCCATTACGCGCGACGTGTCGGGCGAGGGCGTACAGCAGGCCATGCTCAAAATTCTTGAAGGCACCATCGCCAACGTGCCGCCCAAGGGAGGCCGCAAGCACCCGGAGCAGAACCTGATCCCCATCAACACGCGCGACATCCTGTTCATCTGCGGCGGCGCCTACGTGGGGCTCGAGGACATCATCGAGGCTCGAATCGGCCAGAGCCGCATGGGGTTCAACGCGGAGCTAAGGCGCCGGCACGGCAACTCGATCGGCGCTCTCCTCCGTAAAGTGGAACCCGACGACCTCATCAAATACGGCATGATCCCGGAAATCGTGGGCAGGGTGCCTGCGGTGTTCGGGCTCGACCAGCTCGACGACGAGGCCCTGCTTAAGATCCTCACCGAGCCGAAAAACGCGCTCACCAAGCAGTTCCAAAAGCTGTTCGCTATGGAAGGCATCCGCCTCACGTTTTCCATGGACGCCTTGCGCGAAGTGGTGAAGATCGCGCTTGCAAAAAAAACCGGCGCCCGCGGCCTGCGCAGCGTGCTGGAGAGCGTGCTCATCACCATCATGTTCGACATCCCCTCGCGCGACGACGTGAAGGAATGCCTCATCACCCGCGACGTGATATTGAGGAAGATCGAGCCGGTGATCGGGTTGAAGGTTGACAGAAAGATAGCATAA
- the clpP gene encoding ATP-dependent Clp endopeptidase proteolytic subunit ClpP: MYHDIIRTGKKRNTMSLVPIVVEQTGRGERSYDIYSRLLKERIIFLAQEIDETIADLVMAQLIFLEYEDDDKDITIYINSPGGIVSAGLAIYDTIQYIKPNVCTICIGQAASMGAILLAAGAKGKRYALPHSRIMLHQPAGGAGGQAADIAIHAKEIMRVKESLNEILVKHTGQPIDVIRKDTDRNFFMDVNEAKAYGIIDEILTKREK, translated from the coding sequence ATTTATCATGACATCATAAGAACTGGAAAGAAGAGGAATACTATGTCACTTGTCCCAATAGTAGTCGAACAGACCGGCCGCGGAGAGCGCTCGTATGACATTTATTCGCGGCTGCTCAAAGAGCGCATCATCTTTCTCGCCCAGGAAATCGACGAGACCATCGCCGATCTCGTGATGGCCCAGCTCATCTTCCTCGAATACGAGGACGACGACAAGGACATCACCATCTACATCAACTCGCCGGGCGGCATTGTTTCGGCCGGGCTCGCCATCTACGACACCATCCAATACATCAAGCCCAACGTGTGCACCATCTGCATCGGCCAGGCAGCGAGCATGGGCGCCATTCTGCTCGCCGCCGGCGCCAAGGGCAAGCGGTACGCGCTGCCCCACTCGCGCATCATGCTGCACCAGCCGGCGGGCGGCGCCGGCGGCCAGGCAGCCGACATCGCGATCCACGCCAAGGAAATCATGCGCGTCAAGGAATCGCTCAACGAGATCCTCGTGAAGCACACGGGCCAACCCATCGACGTGATCCGCAAGGACACCGACCGCAATTTCTTCATGGACGTCAACGAGGCAAAGGCCTATGGCATCATAGACGAAATTCTTACCAAACGGGAAAAATAA
- the tig gene encoding trigger factor, with amino-acid sequence MKVSVSEPKSFIRILDIEIPKEEVESEFTKKLATYTRKAALPGFRPGKTPPNLIRSRFGKSIYSESVEDLVERSFEDACKQHSIFPISKGKISNLKADEGAPVSFTVEFEIDPPVEIRGYQNLGISADPKKIKDGDVEKAVEDLRQRNAELRDVSRPAEKGDSVAIEYFKVVIDGVERKDFSNPKYPIELGAGEIKDFDKGIIGHSAGEAVDIAIRFPKDFSTKDLAGKDAFFSVKINAVKEKVVPELTPEFLKKLGDFADAGALSEAVRKDLERREKERAKNEAYGKAIEKLIDKNHFEVPEARIQAYLDHMADEVTRYLRPGEAPPTREELEQKYRATAERGIMRYKIIDFVAAQEKIKATQEEVDRQVQALADAYKQPFEQLKQRLRENGTTNRIRADIREQKTLDFLIGEYTPGKIEESGDKLKAEG; translated from the coding sequence TTGAAGGTATCCGTCTCAGAGCCAAAATCATTCATCCGGATCCTCGACATCGAGATTCCCAAGGAAGAAGTTGAAAGCGAATTTACCAAAAAGCTGGCAACGTACACCCGAAAAGCGGCGCTGCCCGGGTTCAGGCCCGGGAAAACGCCGCCCAACCTTATCAGGAGCCGTTTCGGCAAGTCCATTTACTCCGAGAGCGTGGAGGACCTTGTCGAGCGCTCGTTTGAGGACGCCTGCAAGCAGCATTCGATATTTCCCATCAGTAAAGGAAAGATCAGCAACTTGAAGGCCGACGAGGGCGCGCCGGTCTCCTTCACCGTCGAATTCGAGATCGACCCGCCGGTGGAGATCAGGGGCTACCAGAACCTCGGCATCAGCGCGGACCCGAAGAAAATCAAGGACGGCGACGTGGAAAAGGCGGTGGAAGACCTGCGGCAGCGCAACGCCGAATTGAGAGACGTTTCCCGGCCCGCCGAAAAAGGCGACAGCGTCGCCATCGAATACTTCAAGGTCGTCATCGACGGCGTTGAGCGCAAGGACTTTTCAAATCCCAAGTATCCCATCGAGCTCGGCGCCGGCGAAATAAAGGACTTTGACAAGGGCATCATCGGACATTCCGCCGGAGAGGCGGTCGACATTGCCATCAGGTTTCCCAAGGATTTCTCCACCAAGGACCTCGCTGGCAAGGACGCTTTCTTTTCCGTAAAGATCAATGCCGTGAAGGAGAAGGTGGTGCCGGAGCTCACGCCTGAATTCCTCAAGAAGCTCGGCGATTTCGCGGACGCCGGCGCTTTAAGCGAGGCCGTGCGCAAAGACCTTGAGCGACGCGAGAAGGAACGCGCCAAGAACGAGGCGTACGGCAAGGCAATAGAGAAACTGATTGACAAAAACCATTTCGAGGTTCCCGAGGCGCGCATCCAGGCCTACCTCGACCACATGGCCGATGAGGTGACGCGCTACCTGCGTCCGGGTGAGGCGCCGCCCACGCGCGAGGAACTCGAACAGAAATACCGGGCAACCGCCGAGCGCGGCATCATGCGGTACAAGATCATCGACTTTGTCGCGGCGCAGGAGAAGATCAAAGCGACGCAGGAGGAGGTGGACCGCCAGGTTCAGGCGCTTGCCGACGCCTACAAGCAGCCGTTCGAGCAGCTCAAGCAACGGCTGCGGGAAAACGGCACCACAAACCGGATCAGAGCCGATATAAGAGAACAAAAAACGCTGGATTTCTTGATAGGTGAATATACACCTGGGAAAATAGAGGAATCCGGTGACAAGTTGAAAGCTGAAGGTTGA